A genomic stretch from Sebastes fasciatus isolate fSebFas1 chromosome 23, fSebFas1.pri, whole genome shotgun sequence includes:
- the LOC141761807 gene encoding uncharacterized protein LOC141761807, protein MTETEEVPALVAAAPVKAKKKASQPTKKPGLGPTDAIKLVLASNKGPKGMSFVAMKKAAAAEGYDVEHKTVHLKKALKRMILSKCITQVKGKGASGSFKLSKPAVKAKKLVVRKSVAKAKKPAAKARPTKKKPTAAGKSPKKVSKKSAAAPKKSAAAPKKSPAAPKKSPAAPKKSAAAPKKSPAAPKKVPAPKRKAPLPKRVAKPKSAKTPTKKPRPKAKKSAKK, encoded by the coding sequence ATGACAGAAACAGAAGAAGTCCCAGCCCTTGTAGCGGCAGCCCCGGTGAAAGCGAAGAAGAAAGCTTCACAGCCGACCAAGAAGCCCGGTCTCGGTCCCACTGATGCCATCAAGTTAGTGTTGGCATCCAACAAGGGCCCTAAAGGCATGTCTTTCGTGGCTATGAAGAAGGCAGCGGCCGCTGAAGGCTACGATGTTGAACACAAGACCGTCCATCTGAAAAAAGCCCTCAAGAGGatgattctgtcaaaatgcatCACGCAGGTCAAAGGCAAGGGGGCGTCCGGGTCCTTCAAGCTGTCAAAGCCCGCCGTCAAAGCCAAGAAGCTGGTGGTGAGGAAATCTGTCGCCAAAGCCAAGAAGCCGGCAGCGAAAGCGAGGCCAACCAAGAAGAAGCCAACTGCTGCAGGAAAGAGCCCGAAGAAGGTGTCCAAGAAGTCAGCTGCTGCGCCCAAGAAGTCAGCTGCTGCGCCCAAGAAGTCACCTGCTGCGCCCAAGAAGTCACCTGCTGCGCCCAAGAAGTCAGCTGCTGCGCCCAAGAAGTCACCTGCTGCGCCCAAGAAGGTACCTGCACCCAAAAGGAAGGCACCTCTCCCGAAGAGGGTTGCTAAACCAAAATCTGCTAAGACCCCAACTAAGAAACCCAGACCCAAAGCCAAGAAATCAGCGAAGAAGTAA
- the LOC141761810 gene encoding histone H2A-like, producing MSGRGKTGGKVRAKAKTRSSRAGLQFPVGRVHRHLRKGNYAQRVGAGAPVYLAAVLEYLTAEILELAGNAARDNKKTRIIPRHLQLAVRNDEELNKLLGGVTIAQGGVLPNIQAVLLPKKTEKAAKK from the coding sequence atgtctggacgaGGCAAAACCGGCGGAAAGGTCAGAGCCAAGGCAAAGACCCGCTCATCCCGTGCTGGACTCCAATTCCCTGTTGGTCGTGTCCACAGACATCTGAGGAAGGGTAACTACGCTCAGCGTGTCGGTGCCGGAGCGCCGGTGTACCTGGCGGCGGTGCTGGAGTATCTGACCGCTGAGATCTTGGAGCTGGCTGGAAACGCCGCCCGTGACAACAAGAAGACCAGAATCATCCCCCGCCATCTGCAGCTCGCCGTCCGCAACGACGAGGAGTTGAACAAGCTGCTGGGCGGCGTGACCATCGCTCAGGGTGGTGTGTTGCCCAACATCCAGGCCGTCCTGCTGCCCAAGAAAACTGAGAAGGCCGCCAAGAAGTAA